A portion of the Nitratidesulfovibrio termitidis HI1 genome contains these proteins:
- a CDS encoding response regulator: MECTPQDSQDKLRVLFVDDEPNVLHGLRLALRHMRDAWQMSFAGSGSEALDILAREPHDVVVSDMRMPGMDGDRLLAEVQRRFPDTLRIILSGYSDYAMIMRTVKPAHQFLSKPCSHEDLARTVNRALRLREVLCNPRIKGLLGAIGSLPSLPEVFAALREEMDKPEPSLQRIGDLVSQDMGMTASVLKLVNSSFFGLRRHIGTPRQAVVLLGLETVRGLLLLSELFRQFTLPPELGCSTDLLWRHCTGVGRFSRAIAAVEGLSAAEQDDCFIAGLLHDVGKLVLLAHMPEEYGAALARVRQGDATVHDAEREVFGASHAEMGAYLLALWGLPDTVVESVFRHHAPACGNGEVACVAAVHAANALHHELVVLTPGRAPRPADTDWLAACGFEGRMAAWREACAATLAAQEQEA, from the coding sequence ATGGAATGTACGCCGCAGGACTCGCAGGACAAGTTGCGGGTGCTTTTCGTGGACGACGAGCCCAACGTGCTGCACGGGCTGCGTCTGGCGCTGCGCCACATGCGCGATGCATGGCAGATGTCCTTTGCCGGCAGCGGGAGCGAGGCGCTGGACATTCTTGCGCGCGAGCCGCACGACGTGGTGGTTTCGGACATGCGCATGCCCGGCATGGACGGCGACAGGCTGCTGGCCGAAGTGCAGCGCCGCTTTCCCGACACCCTGCGCATCATCCTATCCGGCTATTCCGATTATGCCATGATCATGCGCACGGTAAAGCCCGCCCACCAGTTCCTCAGCAAGCCGTGCAGCCACGAGGACCTGGCCCGCACCGTCAACCGCGCCCTGCGCCTGCGCGAGGTGCTGTGCAATCCGCGCATCAAGGGGCTGCTGGGGGCCATCGGTTCGCTGCCGTCGCTGCCCGAGGTGTTCGCCGCCCTGCGCGAGGAGATGGACAAGCCGGAGCCTTCGCTGCAACGCATCGGCGACCTGGTTTCGCAGGACATGGGCATGACCGCGTCGGTGCTCAAGCTGGTCAATTCCTCGTTCTTCGGGTTGCGCCGCCACATCGGCACGCCGCGTCAGGCGGTGGTGCTGCTGGGGCTGGAAACCGTGCGCGGCCTGTTGCTGCTTTCCGAACTGTTCCGGCAGTTCACCCTGCCACCGGAACTGGGCTGCTCCACGGACCTTCTGTGGCGGCACTGCACCGGGGTGGGCCGGTTCAGTCGGGCCATCGCGGCGGTGGAGGGGCTTTCGGCGGCGGAGCAGGACGACTGCTTCATCGCCGGGCTGCTGCACGACGTGGGCAAACTGGTGCTGCTTGCCCACATGCCCGAGGAATACGGCGCGGCCCTTGCCCGGGTGCGCCAGGGGGACGCCACGGTGCATGACGCCGAGCGCGAGGTGTTCGGCGCTTCGCACGCCGAGATGGGGGCGTATCTGCTGGCCCTGTGGGGTCTGCCCGATACCGTGGTGGAGTCCGTGTTCCGCCACCACGCGCCCGCTTGCGGCAATGGGGAGGTTGCCTGCGTGGCCGCCGTGCATGCCGCCAATGCCCTGCACCATGAACTGGTGGTGCTGACGCCTGGCCGGGCGCCGCGACCGGCGGACACCGACTGGCTGGCGGCCTGCGGATTTGAGGGACGCATGGCTGCCTGGCGCGAGGCCTGCGCGGCCACCCTGGCCGCGCAGGAGCAGGAAGCCTAG